Sequence from the Drosophila subpulchrella strain 33 F10 #4 breed RU33 chromosome 3R, RU_Dsub_v1.1 Primary Assembly, whole genome shotgun sequence genome:
GCTCCATCGGCCGACGAGGATGTGCTCATCCAGCAGCTGGAGCTGGAGGATGTGCCCGAGAAGATCGACAACTTCCTGCGCAGCATTCAGAGCCGTCGGCGCTACCGGAATGTCACGGCTCCCAGCATGAAGGAGCTGATGAACATGAAGATCCTCAGCAGGATGCGTCAGGCACTGGCGCAACGTTCCCCGCGCAGTTTGAAACGCTCGCGAAGACGCAACGACAAGCTCATGAAGCTGGGTCCGCGGAGAGGGGGTTTTGAGGATTCTGCAGAGCAGAAGCACCTCAAGGTCAGCGAGGTCAGTGAGCCAAAGGAGATGGCCTTTGTGGACTGCGTGGCCACGGGCTGGGGCAAGGCAAATATCAGTGGTGATCTCTCCAATCAGCTGCTGAAAACCCAGGTGCCACTGCATCAGAATGGCAGGTGAGTGAACTTTAGGTTGCACCTTACCCAAGTTAATTGAAATTCAATACTCTATGTAAGCCcgaataaaataatttgtatcatCCCATGGGCAGCCCGTGCTGCTTCTGCTGGCAACCAATGTTTTAAACAGACTTTACTGACGAAAGTAACGGATCTTACCTTTCTTTTTAGGTGCAAGGACGCCTACGGCAGCTTTGTAAACATCCACGGTGGTCACCTGTGCGCCGGCAAGCTGAACGGCGAAGGCGGCACCTGTGTGGGCGACTCTGGTGGACCTCTACAGTGCCGCTTGAGCCGCGACGGACCCTGGATCCTGGTGGGGGTCACCTCCTTTGGCTCCGGTTGTGCCCTGGAGGGCTTTCCGGACGTCTACACTCGCACCTCATACTACATGAAGTGGATCGAGGACACGATCGCCGCCCACTGAATCAATGATCACCACAAGGATTAAATAGCTATCGACCTGTATTTATCGAGTGCAAGCTCAGCTGTACATTGCTTACTGTTACCACTCTAACTTTAGCCCTAGCTTATAGTTATTGTTAACTAGTACGTAGGCAAGGACGTTCCCTAAGTTGTTTCCGATGAGCACAATAATTTACACCGAATCTTAAGCCTAAATATCACAGTGTTGCCCCTTCTTGAGTTGAGGTAAGCATACCGATCCTGGGTTACGCCTTGGCCAACTTAGGAATGATGCTGCCGCCGCCGAAGAGCAGATTGAGCTGCTCCTCCGGATCCAGCTGAAGGGAGGATTTCCTCAGCCCAGTGGCCAAACTAAGTCCAGCACCGATCACCTGAATCGCCGTGCCCCGCTCAACCTGATCGACCTTGTGGAACTGCTTGGTTGGTGGCCAAATGCATAGCATAAGGGCGCTGCACAGCTGGTAAACGCCGGCCAGCAGCATTCCCAAGGCAGCGCTCCACTGCAGCAGCGGGAAGCCCCACTTGATGCCATGGATGAGCAGGCGCAGGCTCAGGCACAGGACATCGATGTTTAAGTCCACCCAGAGCAGGGGCAGGATCATGTTCTCGAAGGGCGACATCATCCGGTTGAAGTTCACCTTGCCCACCACCTGATTGGCCTGCAACCGCAGGTGAGTGCCCTGCATCGGAGCTCCCAGTTGCTGGAATTGAATAGGTATCATAAGATTGGCCAATTTGGATTACTTTCTATCTAACTTACCGGTTGCACGACGAAGGTAGATGTGAAACGCGCTTCATCGGGCTGGAGGCCTTCGAATGGCTCCAGTAGACTGGGATCGGCATGCATGAAATGCGGATACGTAATCGCTAGAGGAATGTCTGGAAAAGTGATAGGAGTCTAGTTAATTAAGATGTTTCTATTATTATAAGGTCATTAGTACTCACTGTAGTAACAGGGTGATACGCTTCCCACTCCCTTCTTAAGGCAACGCTTGTTTTTGCAGTAGCACGAGGAGTTGGTGTTGTCCACGTCGCTATCGAAGGAGTCCGGCTCCATCACGAACTCGTAGGCATCGAGGCCATTGTAGCTGGTGGTGCGATTGAACTTCACGGGGAGTCGACGGCAGAAGGTTCGCCTGTACAAGAAGAACTCGTCGTTCTCATCCATGTCCAGCGGGAAGAGTGTGGCATCATGGCTGCCCCAGATGCGATTGCACATGGTTCCACTGAAGGAGTAATGGAATTGTTAATCTTCTACTAGGAAAAGAGGTTCATACAATACTAACTTGGTCTCCTCGTTGTAGTCCCAACCCTTGAATCCACGTTCTCCATTAATGCTGTCCACGGTGTAACCTCGAGGAGCATCAGTTACCCTCGCTCCATACTTGTCGTTGGGCTCCGGCAGGTTCATGTTGAACACATTGCTCTCATTTCCCTCCCGAAAGAGCTATAAATTAACGAAAGGCCCATTGAAAAGGTTTCCTATTTAAACTTTTAGATAGGAGATGCCTTACCTTTTCCATTATGCCGAAGCTCTTGAAGTCAATCCAGTTGGGCACGAACCGAGAGGCCAGTTCCACCAGGTGATCCTCGTAGCCCCACATGTAGTCGTGGACACTCATCTCCAGCATGGGCTGCGAGTCCAGCTGCCTGGCAATGGCACTGAGTCCCAAGGCGGCAAACATCGATAGACTAGAGGCCAAAGTGGTCACTCCCATCAGCGGAATGTTGGGTGCCCGGATGCGGTCCACCTTGGGATCGCCCACAGATCGTTCCGGTGCAAAGACATACTCCCGTTTTGGGACAAAGGTGATGGTATTGTTGGGCTCGTTGTAGGTGACGTTGTGGTTGCTCAAAACCTCCTTGTAAACGTAGGGACCCACTTCCTGGAGCTGCAACTTGGCTGCCCTGCCCGCCGTGAACTCATCCACATTGGTGTAGTTGAACATGTAGACATTAATGTACACATCCAGCGGTGGCGATAGCCACAGTCGGTGGAGCAGGGCGCCCGGTCTCAAGCTCAATTGCTGcaagaaaaatattacaaaaatttagttttatatctCCACCAGTTCGTACAGAATCACTCGTCTTGCAGAACTAACTTTATTTTGATTGAATAACAAAGGTTGACCTACAGAAatatcttttgtttaatttgtataGCGTGTGCTTGAACAATAAATGGGTTTGGATTGTCCATGAACACCATTTTCTATTGATAGAATAATGAGCAAAGTATTAACTTAGCATTTTTAAGTAGTTTACATTTTTGATTATAAAGGAAATATTTACAAGATGATTTGTTAAGAAACTGAAATGCATCTAAgctatttaaaataatgggtATGTAACATTTCTATCTACTAAGTATCGGTACACTTGGAATACATTTATTCTTAATACGAATATTCAGATAGCTCGACAAAATACAAGTTTGTTTTCCATCTCGACACAGTAATTAAGTGATTAAAGTTACTAATTGATATGACTATAAATCATATGTATTATCTGAAATCCCTGTAGTATTTTAGTTGTTTAATCTTACCGCGTCCAGGATGCTTTGGAGTGGGTCCGCGATGAGGACCAGTGACCCGAAGAACAACAGGGTCATCCCGAGGGCAGCGCTGCGCAGCAGCTCTGCAATAAAATAGATCACCGGGTGAGTTATGGTCATGCGAGCGCCGTCAGCTGAAGTTGAACTGGTTTGGCTCCAGTTCCAGTTTGTCGATAGCGTGCGTCCCCCGTCATGCCATTGACCTTGGTGGCGGATCCGATCCGAGATGCAATCGGACCGAGATCTGCGACCTACCTCAATGGCAGGAGCAGGAAGGGAACAGCAGCTCCAGGCcaaaatttaataaacaaaacgATGACAACCGGCAGACGACACAGCCGGCAGACGATGACGATGCCCAAAAACGGTGGCGGTTCAATGAACGTTCTTCGATTTTATAATCACAAAAGCGGGGGAAGGTGATACCTGcactcaaaacaaaaaatctaaaaaaaatccCATAATTCTAGTTTACTGCCCTTGCGATCTCAGACATTTTTTCCGgcaattttaatatattgtctaaatttAAAAGCCATATTACTCGTTTATAGACGGCACTGCCAACTGGTTTTAGCAAAATCGGCGACTTTTTACCATAAAGATAAACAAAaagtatttgtttttttatggTTACACCTTAAATTTAGGAATAGTTTATTTTCCCACTGTCACTGCCTTGTTTGATGTGTTTCTTGTTAAAGCAAGGGAATGTACTAGGCTGAAAAGTGAATTGCGACTGATTGTGTGTTTTGTTTACACCAATTCGATAAGTTTGCCGCTCCTAGAAAAGTCGTAAAAATCCAGTTTCACTGACCTTGTTTGgaatattaattaaaagtaCGGAAGATGGGCAAGGCAATCGAAGCATATCAATCTAGGCTGCACTTCTACTCACATTTACTTGAAGTGAAATTGCTCACTTTACGACCGAAACTCGTTTGTTCTCACCTTCCGCGAAGATTATTGTCTTTGCCCAGGTGAAATTCACTTCCGCACTCGAAAtctggccggaaattggtgagAAGTTGACGAATCCAGAGCGTGGTCGCACCCAAAATTCTCCTTTGACCGATTTTCAGCGATCATGGCCGCACCACGATGATCACGTTCAGTTGGGGGCGACCCATAAATCAAACGCACAATCTGGGCTCATTTATCGGTACAAAAATCGTTTAGCGAATTCTcgcaataaaaacaaaagtagAAAAATCCCAAATTGTTTGCCCAAATAACAGGTGTTTCTGTGGAAATAGAAACCGAAAGCGGCGACCGATAGATACAGATACACCTGCCAAGATCAATGAACTGACTAGATACCTAGATGTCTAGCACGCCCCTAGCTCGCTCCAAAATGGCACGATCCCACAGCATCTGCGATCTGCGGCCGAGATCGAAAAGCAAACAGCATAAACTCATTAACCATTTCGCTTCGGTGTCAACTTTGGTGTCAAAAATAGGTTCAAGACTTcacaatcaaaacaaatagcGATGATACATGACAAATTATGCATGGCGCCGATGAAACCAGAAATccaaacatacatacatatattccATTGATAGGAACTACGAGTGTGCACGGGGaaaaattttctttaagtATATTGGTCTGAAATGGGAATACCTAACATTTTAGTTAGAATGGATTTTAATCTTTAAGAATTATTCTTAGTCAattcatttttataatatacattttttcaccTTCTTCATAcggttataaaaaaaaaatttgtaaatggTTCTGGACTACAAAATGATTGTCTCTTTAaccttaataaattaaatttacccAGGATAATATTCATGCCACTATAGCTATGATAACTCTAAGTTCTTACAATGTTCTCGATCTCTTTGCTTTtagtaaatttatttttataaaaatgtattctatttatttattctaaaAGTACATAAACAATATGTGCCTTAATAACTTAAgggtttaaaaaatttaataaaaattcttCAACTTATAAAGTTAAGAACTCCTATACCCAAAATATCCAatatatacataattttttcccGTGTAATCTAAGATGCTTATGCATATCCTTGCCTTGAGTGTGACAGCCGAAATTCCCGAACTTTGGGCCCACCCATAAATTAGGCCGCACACAAAGCGCTCCGAATTTATTCTGCTGCAATGGAATGACCAATGCCAAAATCCACACGCAGAGTGGCAAAACCACACGAAAATCTCCGCGGGCTGGCAAAAAGTGGAGCTTGAATCGAATTGCGCAACAATTGCACCGGCGAAGTTAAGTCCGCTTGACGTCGATAGAAAGATTGGcggaccaaaaaaaaaaacacacacacaagaTACTGAGACAAGACACGGCATCATGAATGAAAGACGCTTGTCTCGATCGCAGCAGCTGATTCAGTGAGCTGTGAACTTGTTTGCGACGGCAAAACAGCAAACAGCAAACAGCAAAACAGCCAAGCAGTAGCTCAATATCAGGCGGGATCGGATATATCAGTTACTAAGTATGAGCTTGACGGCTGACGACCGACGACTGCCTCTGCAACGGTCTGAAGTTCAAGTTCGGTGCAATTCGCCGGCAAGCATTAAAAACCTGAAAATTAACCCAGCTCGACACCAAGTGCACggtttaaatataaatatttttttgaccAGTCAAAGTGGTGACCCACTGAAGTCAAGAAtgaatttgttttgtttctgACGGAACACCTTCGTCGGCTGACAGGTGTGTGTGCGACTTCCGTCAAACGACAATAAATTAGGCAAATAGCCATAACTACAGTTCCATAGCTCTACAGCTCTATAGCTCTACAGCTCGACGATGAGATTCGCACTCGGTTATCCACAAGATAGTGATACTAATACTAATGCTCGCTCGCTCcgaactttttgttttttaagcaGCATGTGCCGATCGCCTAATAGTCGCCGCTGTTATGACGATGTTTGTGTTTGCCTGTGTTTGGCTAGTGATTAATCCCAGATCCGTTGCTATTTGCTTTTAATCATCACCAAAAAGCCGAACCaaaaaaacccaaaacccTTAAATAGTCTCAGTCTCAAAGTCTCGCGGCAATTAGATGCCCGCCAATAAGGAAAAGTAAATATGTCGTTTGCCAAGTTTACAACTTCCCCGATTCGCAGGTTAAATGATGCTCATAACGATGATGCTGATCCGATTTGTGTTCGCCTTTGAAACGGATACTTTACGCTGGCGATGATATTGTTATTGCTAATGCCCGGACAATAGCTGTTATTTGCATTGTTTAGCGAGCATTGAGCTGTAGATCAGTATTGATTTATGGCGCACTCGCACTGCGGCAAATTAGTTGGATCGTATCGTTCTCGGTATCGGTATCGGTATGGTATAGGTAATCTCTGCAAGTCATGCCTCCGATTCCGATTTTGATTTGGGGGATCTGTCAGCATCTTGTCAAGCTATATCTCTACATATATCATGGGGCCAATCTGACCCGGGCTGGGCAATCATCGCGTTCACCTTCAGTTTTCCCAGCGCATTTATGCTGATTGAAATCATCGAACTTCATGGTAAGGTAATACGTGACATTTTCAGTCACAACCGATTTCATTTCAAATCTTAATTTATGCAAACTTAATTGCACTACCAGGTCCAGATCCGTTAATACACATATATGCACACACGTGCGCTTCCGAATGACTTTGCCAAAACTAGAGATCTACATATGTCGTTTG
This genomic interval carries:
- the LOC119555108 gene encoding lysosome membrane protein 2 isoform X3, with the protein product MTLLFFGSLVLIADPLQSILDAQLSLRPGALLHRLWLSPPLDVYINVYMFNYTNVDEFTAGRAAKLQLQEVGPYVYKEVLSNHNVTYNEPNNTITFVPKREYVFAPERSVGDPKVDRIRAPNIPLMGVTTLASSLSMFAALGLSAIARQLDSQPMLEMSVHDYMWGYEDHLVELASRFVPNWIDFKSFGIMEKLFREGNESNVFNMNLPEPNDKYGARVTDAPRGYTVDSINGERGFKGWDYNEETNGTMCNRIWGSHDATLFPLDMDENDEFFLYRRTFCRRLPVKFNRTTSYNGLDAYEFVMEPDSFDSDVDNTNSSCYCKNKRCLKKGVGSVSPCYYNIPLAITYPHFMHADPSLLEPFEGLQPDEARFTSTFVVQPQLGAPMQGTHLRLQANQVVGKVNFNRMMSPFENMILPLLWVDLNIDVLCLSLRLLIHGIKWGFPLLQWSAALGMLLAGVYQLCSALMLCIWPPTKQFHKVDQVERGTAIQVIGAGLSLATGLRKSSLQLDPEEQLNLLFGGGSIIPKLAKA
- the LOC119555142 gene encoding uncharacterized protein LOC119555142, with the protein product MMKPSQSQSQSQSQSESRPQSRSHWQCHWQIPVANTATLSWLCLLLLLPSSRQFETDCGCRPARRGPRIIAGAATNEGQFPWQASLELLHPSLGFLGHWCGAVLIHQYWILSAAHCVHNDLFNLPIPPLWTVVLGEHDRDVESGNEQRIPVEKIVMHHRYHNFRHDVVLMKLSKPADLERASNIRRICLPFLLAESQDAAPAETVSPAPSADEDVLIQQLELEDVPEKIDNFLRSIQSRRRYRNVTAPSMKELMNMKILSRMRQALAQRSPRSLKRSRRRNDKLMKLGPRRGGFEDSAEQKHLKVSEVSEPKEMAFVDCVATGWGKANISGDLSNQLLKTQVPLHQNGRCKDAYGSFVNIHGGHLCAGKLNGEGGTCVGDSGGPLQCRLSRDGPWILVGVTSFGSGCALEGFPDVYTRTSYYMKWIEDTIAAH
- the LOC119555108 gene encoding lysosome membrane protein 2 isoform X2, which encodes MQQLSLRPGALLHRLWLSPPLDVYINVYMFNYTNVDEFTAGRAAKLQLQEVGPYVYKEVLSNHNVTYNEPNNTITFVPKREYVFAPERSVGDPKVDRIRAPNIPLMGVTTLASSLSMFAALGLSAIARQLDSQPMLEMSVHDYMWGYEDHLVELASRFVPNWIDFKSFGIMEKLFREGNESNVFNMNLPEPNDKYGARVTDAPRGYTVDSINGERGFKGWDYNEETNGTMCNRIWGSHDATLFPLDMDENDEFFLYRRTFCRRLPVKFNRTTSYNGLDAYEFVMEPDSFDSDVDNTNSSCYCKNKRCLKKGVGSVSPCYYNIPLAITYPHFMHADPSLLEPFEGLQPDEARFTSTFVVQPQLGAPMQGTHLRLQANQVVGKVNFNRMMSPFENMILPLLWVDLNIDVLCLSLRLLIHGIKWGFPLLQWSAALGMLLAGVYQLCSALMLCIWPPTKQFHKVDQVERGTAIQVIGAGLSLATGLRKSSLQLDPEEQLNLLFGGGSIIPKLAKA
- the LOC119555108 gene encoding lysosome membrane protein 2 isoform X1, yielding MKLFTNKNQRNAKLLRSAALGMTLLFFGSLVLIADPLQSILDAQLSLRPGALLHRLWLSPPLDVYINVYMFNYTNVDEFTAGRAAKLQLQEVGPYVYKEVLSNHNVTYNEPNNTITFVPKREYVFAPERSVGDPKVDRIRAPNIPLMGVTTLASSLSMFAALGLSAIARQLDSQPMLEMSVHDYMWGYEDHLVELASRFVPNWIDFKSFGIMEKLFREGNESNVFNMNLPEPNDKYGARVTDAPRGYTVDSINGERGFKGWDYNEETNGTMCNRIWGSHDATLFPLDMDENDEFFLYRRTFCRRLPVKFNRTTSYNGLDAYEFVMEPDSFDSDVDNTNSSCYCKNKRCLKKGVGSVSPCYYNIPLAITYPHFMHADPSLLEPFEGLQPDEARFTSTFVVQPQLGAPMQGTHLRLQANQVVGKVNFNRMMSPFENMILPLLWVDLNIDVLCLSLRLLIHGIKWGFPLLQWSAALGMLLAGVYQLCSALMLCIWPPTKQFHKVDQVERGTAIQVIGAGLSLATGLRKSSLQLDPEEQLNLLFGGGSIIPKLAKA